Proteins co-encoded in one Sulfuricystis thermophila genomic window:
- a CDS encoding phosphate/phosphite/phosphonate ABC transporter substrate-binding protein, with product MHCDPSFPRRRFLAGALAAAATGWLPAAVRAGERPVFAIVPYLPARRLVGFYSPLLPVIEGVLGQKVDLASAPNYAEHLVRMRAGAYDIVADAMIHARLAQRELGHVPLVRTQAPLEPVLVVRADVPEKSLKDFKWGAVAIAVTDRVASLGVIGLRFLRDAGRIAGRDFRLVTTGTHANSLQRLLVGDVEAAIVSRTTLAQVDAALAAKVRVLMPLGRGLAAVIYHVSPRLAHKAEALSRALFDFAAQPSGQTFIASLGHQGLVPVTDAEMQGIDPLVVELYRQMHEES from the coding sequence ATGCACTGTGATCCTTCCTTCCCACGCCGCCGATTTCTGGCTGGCGCGCTCGCTGCCGCCGCAACCGGATGGCTGCCCGCCGCGGTGCGCGCCGGCGAGCGGCCGGTATTCGCCATCGTGCCCTATTTGCCGGCGCGCCGGCTCGTCGGCTTTTATTCCCCGCTGCTGCCGGTCATCGAGGGTGTTCTGGGGCAGAAGGTGGATCTTGCCAGCGCGCCGAACTATGCAGAGCATCTCGTCCGCATGCGTGCCGGTGCCTACGATATCGTCGCCGATGCGATGATTCATGCTCGCCTCGCCCAGCGCGAGCTCGGCCATGTGCCGCTCGTGCGCACTCAGGCGCCGCTCGAGCCGGTGCTCGTCGTGCGTGCAGATGTGCCAGAGAAGAGTCTCAAGGATTTCAAATGGGGAGCGGTCGCCATCGCGGTCACCGACCGCGTCGCCTCGCTGGGAGTGATCGGCTTGCGTTTTCTGCGCGACGCGGGACGCATCGCCGGCCGCGATTTCCGCCTCGTCACCACCGGCACGCATGCCAATTCACTGCAACGCCTGCTGGTCGGTGACGTCGAGGCGGCGATCGTCTCGCGCACCACGCTCGCCCAGGTCGATGCCGCGCTGGCGGCGAAGGTTCGGGTGCTGATGCCGCTGGGGCGTGGCCTGGCGGCCGTCATCTACCATGTGTCACCCCGGCTGGCTCACAAGGCAGAAGCGCTCAGCCGGGCGCTGTTCGACTTTGCCGCGCAGCCAAGCGGCCAAACCTTCATCGCTTCCCTCGGTCATCAGGGGCTGGTGCCGGTCACCGACGCTGAAATGCAGGGGATCGATCCGTTGGTGGTCGAACTGTATCGCCAGATGCACGAGGAATCTTGA
- a CDS encoding sensor histidine kinase has protein sequence MIIALTLAAALGGMLVILLTSASADTALFARHTPLLIILNALAALLLLGLVITQLRRLWRDYRNGVFGARLKTRLLMMLAMMAVLPGALVYAVSMQFAVKSIDSWFDVRIEAALDGGLDLARSVFETMQTELLVKGRSMAYDLAEVPAPGAVLLNRLREQAGVNAAVLVTANGQLVASSSASELPELMPALPDPVELRQARTGTGSARVEGDAASGFVVRALLPVRAYRFAAEPLILQLEQPVPAAIAQSAALVEAAQRDYQQLQLGRAGLKRLYTLTLTFALLLALFAAIALAFFLASRLAKPLLMLAEGTRAVAAGDLTPRAVLETDDELGVLTRSFNEMTQQLSQARVEREAAQRAAVWGEVARRLAHEIKNPLTPIQLSAERLQMKLSGKLAPEDAAMLERATKTIVDQVEAMKAMVNDFRDYARLPPPNPQPLDLNRLIAEVLELYAHSGFNIETELDPLLPPVLADADQIRQVLHNLIKNAAEACGDKVGAGGNGNVPPGADPSRKVSASGTARILVKTRHAGRKAELVVADNGPGFPPEILQHAFEPYVTTKPKGTGLGLAIVHKIVVDHGGTVTLANRPAAEGGGARVCVQLPIAPSGENADAL, from the coding sequence ATGATCATCGCCTTGACACTCGCCGCGGCGCTCGGCGGCATGCTGGTGATTTTGCTGACGTCGGCTTCGGCCGATACCGCGCTGTTCGCCCGCCACACGCCGCTGTTGATCATCCTCAATGCGCTGGCGGCCCTGCTGCTGCTCGGACTGGTCATCACCCAGTTGCGCCGCCTGTGGCGCGATTACCGGAATGGCGTGTTCGGCGCCCGCCTCAAGACGCGGCTGCTGATGATGCTGGCGATGATGGCGGTGCTGCCCGGCGCGCTGGTGTATGCGGTGTCGATGCAGTTCGCCGTGAAGAGCATCGATTCGTGGTTCGACGTGCGCATCGAGGCGGCGCTCGACGGCGGTCTCGATCTGGCCCGCAGCGTGTTCGAGACGATGCAGACGGAGCTCCTCGTCAAAGGCCGCTCGATGGCCTATGACCTGGCCGAAGTGCCTGCGCCGGGGGCGGTGCTCCTCAATCGCCTGCGCGAGCAGGCCGGGGTGAATGCCGCCGTGCTGGTGACTGCGAACGGCCAGCTGGTCGCCAGCAGCAGCGCCAGTGAATTGCCGGAGCTCATGCCCGCGTTGCCCGACCCGGTCGAGCTGCGGCAGGCGCGTACCGGCACGGGTAGCGCGCGTGTCGAAGGCGATGCGGCGAGCGGCTTCGTGGTGCGCGCCCTCTTGCCGGTGCGCGCCTACCGTTTCGCGGCCGAGCCGCTGATCCTGCAGCTCGAACAGCCGGTGCCGGCCGCGATCGCGCAAAGCGCCGCCCTGGTGGAGGCGGCGCAGCGCGATTACCAGCAACTGCAGCTCGGCCGCGCCGGCCTCAAACGCCTCTATACGCTGACCCTGACCTTTGCGTTGCTGCTCGCGCTGTTCGCCGCGATCGCGCTGGCCTTCTTCCTCGCCAGCCGGCTCGCCAAGCCGCTGTTGATGCTCGCCGAAGGCACGCGCGCCGTCGCCGCGGGCGATCTGACGCCGCGTGCGGTGCTGGAAACCGACGACGAGCTGGGGGTGCTGACCCGCTCGTTCAACGAGATGACGCAACAGCTCTCCCAGGCACGCGTCGAGCGTGAAGCCGCGCAACGCGCCGCGGTCTGGGGCGAGGTGGCGCGGCGGCTCGCCCATGAGATCAAGAATCCCCTCACTCCGATCCAGCTCTCGGCCGAGCGTCTGCAGATGAAGCTCTCCGGGAAGCTCGCCCCGGAGGATGCCGCGATGCTCGAGCGGGCGACGAAGACCATCGTCGATCAGGTCGAGGCGATGAAGGCGATGGTCAACGACTTCCGCGACTATGCGCGTCTGCCGCCGCCGAATCCGCAGCCGCTCGATCTGAACCGTCTGATTGCCGAGGTGCTCGAACTCTATGCCCACAGCGGCTTCAACATCGAAACCGAGCTCGATCCGCTCCTCCCGCCGGTGCTGGCCGACGCCGATCAGATTCGCCAGGTGCTGCACAACCTGATCAAGAACGCTGCCGAAGCCTGTGGTGACAAAGTTGGTGCTGGCGGAAATGGAAACGTCCCGCCGGGCGCCGACCCATCTCGCAAAGTTTCTGCTTCCGGGACGGCACGGATTTTGGTGAAGACGCGCCATGCGGGCCGCAAGGCCGAGCTGGTCGTGGCTGACAACGGCCCCGGCTTCCCGCCCGAAATCCTCCAACATGCGTTCGAACCCTATGTGACCACCAAGCCGAAGGGCACCGGCCTCGGATTGGCGATCGTGCACAAGATCGTCGTCGATCACGGCGGCACGGTGACGCTCGCCAACCGGCCTGCAGCCGAAGGGGGCGGCGCACGAGTTTGCGTACAATTACCCATCGCCCCATCAGGGGAAAATGCCGATGCACTGTGA
- a CDS encoding DUF4390 domain-containing protein, translating into MTASTTPCWKRRLERFVALGFGLLVTVLAWAGSIQPKGAEVVPDERGWAVNAEFDVELGARLVDAVGKGVPLHFRFEVQIKRKRWYWIDEHLAGRVVNYRLSYQTLTRQYRLAVGSLYQNFDTLEAALTALGHIRRLHVADAGTLPQGESLAAAVRLSLDQNQLPKPLQIDALANDDWRVDARTLSWQFVPQPEPQ; encoded by the coding sequence ATGACGGCTTCTACTACGCCCTGCTGGAAAAGACGCCTTGAACGGTTCGTTGCGCTGGGCTTCGGTCTGCTCGTCACCGTGCTGGCCTGGGCGGGTAGCATCCAGCCGAAAGGCGCCGAGGTGGTCCCGGATGAACGTGGCTGGGCGGTGAATGCCGAATTCGACGTCGAGCTCGGCGCGCGTCTCGTCGATGCCGTCGGCAAGGGCGTGCCGCTTCATTTCCGTTTCGAGGTGCAGATCAAGCGCAAGCGCTGGTACTGGATCGATGAGCATCTGGCCGGCCGTGTCGTCAATTACCGCTTGAGCTACCAGACGCTGACGCGACAGTATCGGCTCGCCGTCGGCAGCCTGTATCAGAACTTCGATACGCTCGAAGCGGCGCTCACTGCGCTCGGCCACATCCGGCGCCTGCACGTCGCCGACGCGGGAACCCTGCCGCAGGGCGAGTCGCTCGCCGCCGCCGTGCGTCTTTCGCTCGACCAGAACCAGTTGCCGAAACCCTTGCAGATCGATGCGCTGGCCAACGACGACTGGCGGGTCGATGCCCGCACCTTGAGCTGGCAGTTCGTGCCCCAGCCTGAGCCGCAATGA
- the rsmB gene encoding 16S rRNA (cytosine(967)-C(5))-methyltransferase RsmB, protein MNATSPPPFRNPPLSRALAAAAAAVAEVLVGRTPEVALAALPIELRPAARDLALTTLRDHGRGDFFLARLLERPLKDKAARALLLVALARLERRPTDAHTLVDQAVEAAAKPFKKLTNAILRNFQRRRAELIAAAEADELAHWRHPRWWLALLREAYPERWREIAASGNAHPPMTLRLNARCRVTSAEFLAQLAEAGGAGQALDETAILLEPPLPVERLPGFQEGCVSVQDWGAQRAARLLDARDGMRVLDACAAPGGKAAHLLELADLELTALEVDALRARRIEENLARLHLAATVKIGDARKPADWWDGRPFERILADVPCSASGVVRRHPDIKWLRRPEDVAGFAQTQAAILDALWPLMAPGGKMLYCTCSVFPAENGGQVRAFLARHPDARRLPTGGSEEELQLLPSATHDGFYYALLEKTP, encoded by the coding sequence ATGAATGCCACCTCCCCGCCCCCCTTTCGCAACCCGCCGCTTTCCCGGGCGCTCGCCGCTGCGGCGGCAGCGGTTGCGGAAGTGCTCGTCGGCCGCACGCCGGAGGTTGCGCTCGCCGCGCTGCCCATCGAGCTGCGGCCGGCCGCGCGCGATCTCGCGCTGACCACCTTGCGCGATCATGGCCGCGGCGATTTTTTCCTCGCCCGTCTGCTCGAACGGCCGCTGAAAGACAAGGCGGCGCGGGCGCTGTTGCTGGTCGCGCTCGCCCGCCTGGAGCGCCGCCCCACTGACGCGCACACCCTCGTCGATCAGGCCGTCGAGGCTGCCGCCAAGCCGTTCAAGAAACTGACCAATGCCATCCTGCGCAATTTCCAGCGCCGCCGCGCAGAGCTCATCGCTGCGGCGGAGGCCGACGAATTGGCTCATTGGCGGCATCCTCGTTGGTGGCTCGCGCTGTTGCGCGAGGCTTATCCGGAACGCTGGCGGGAGATCGCCGCCAGCGGCAATGCTCATCCGCCGATGACGCTGCGGCTGAACGCGCGGTGCCGTGTCACCAGCGCCGAGTTTCTCGCGCAGTTGGCCGAGGCCGGTGGTGCAGGGCAGGCGCTCGACGAGACGGCGATCCTGCTCGAACCCCCCTTGCCGGTCGAGCGCCTCCCCGGTTTTCAGGAGGGTTGCGTCTCGGTGCAGGACTGGGGTGCGCAGCGCGCGGCGCGGCTCCTCGATGCCCGAGACGGCATGCGTGTGCTCGATGCCTGCGCCGCGCCCGGGGGCAAGGCGGCTCATTTGCTCGAACTCGCTGATCTCGAGCTGACCGCGCTGGAAGTGGATGCCCTGCGCGCTCGGCGCATCGAGGAAAACCTCGCGCGGCTTCATCTTGCCGCGACGGTGAAAATCGGCGATGCACGCAAACCGGCGGACTGGTGGGACGGGCGGCCTTTCGAGCGCATTCTCGCCGATGTGCCCTGTTCCGCCTCGGGCGTGGTGCGACGCCATCCCGACATCAAGTGGCTGCGGCGCCCGGAGGATGTGGCGGGATTCGCACAGACCCAGGCTGCCATCCTCGATGCCTTGTGGCCGCTCATGGCCCCCGGTGGCAAAATGCTCTACTGCACCTGTTCGGTCTTTCCCGCGGAAAACGGCGGGCAGGTGCGCGCGTTCCTTGCGCGTCATCCGGATGCGCGCCGCCTGCCGACGGGCGGCAGCGAAGAAGAATTGCAACTCTTGCCCTCGGCCACTCATGACGGCTTCTACTACGCCCTGCTGGAAAAGACGCCTTGA